A section of the Mesorhizobium loti genome encodes:
- the cobO gene encoding cob(I)yrinic acid a,c-diamide adenosyltransferase, with protein MTDIDGKTNEDRDEERHRAKMAKRKAVQDAEVASKTVEKGLLIVNTGPGKGKTTAAFGLALRMLGYGKRVGVVQFIKGKWHTGEKDAFAAFGDRVVWHAMGEGFTWETQDLKRDIAAAEAAWAKALELIADPSISLVVLDELNIALRYDYLDLDTVVAALKARREDLHVVVTGRNAKPALVEAADLVTEMGVTKHHFSAGVKAQQGIEF; from the coding sequence ATGACCGATATCGACGGCAAGACCAACGAAGACCGGGACGAAGAGCGCCACCGCGCCAAGATGGCCAAACGCAAGGCGGTGCAGGACGCCGAGGTGGCGAGCAAGACGGTCGAGAAAGGACTGCTGATCGTCAACACCGGCCCTGGCAAGGGCAAGACGACAGCCGCCTTCGGCTTGGCGCTGCGGATGCTTGGCTATGGCAAGCGGGTCGGCGTCGTCCAGTTCATCAAGGGCAAGTGGCACACGGGCGAGAAGGATGCTTTCGCTGCCTTCGGCGACCGCGTCGTCTGGCACGCGATGGGCGAGGGCTTCACCTGGGAAACGCAGGATCTGAAGCGCGATATCGCGGCGGCGGAAGCCGCCTGGGCCAAGGCGCTGGAGCTGATCGCCGATCCCTCCATCAGCCTTGTGGTGCTCGACGAGCTCAACATAGCGCTGCGCTACGACTATCTCGATCTCGACACGGTGGTTGCTGCGTTGAAGGCTCGTCGCGAGGACCTGCATGTCGTCGTCACAGGCCGCAACGCCAAACCGGCGCTGGTCGAAGCGGCCGACCTGGTCACCGAGATGGGCGTGACCAAGCACCATTTTTCGGCAGGCGTGAAAGCCCAGCAGGGGATCGAGTTCTAG
- the cbiB gene encoding adenosylcobinamide-phosphate synthase CbiB encodes MSVLIAFLSLAVEFALGYPDWLFRAIGHPVTWFGRLISFLDRRLNRATDPDALRRQRGVQALLVIVLVPAAIGLCVQLVLLWFVPLGLVVAALLATSLLSQKSLFEHVESVADALDTGGLAMGRVAVSRIVGRDPEALDRAAVCRAAIESLAENFSDGIVAPAFWTGVGGLAGGAAYKAANTADSMIGHRTPRHEAFGWAAARFDDWINLPASRLTALLIVLAAFLVGDADPRSAWHAVWRDAKKHRSPNAGWPEAAMAGALGLALAGPRSYGGVLVDDVFMGEGGRRDVDSGDIRRALKLYRVADYLLIALFGLVSVIAVLVF; translated from the coding sequence ATGTCAGTCCTGATCGCTTTCCTGTCATTGGCCGTCGAATTCGCCCTCGGTTACCCGGATTGGCTGTTTCGCGCCATCGGCCATCCGGTGACGTGGTTCGGCAGGCTGATATCCTTTCTCGATCGCAGGCTCAACCGCGCCACTGATCCCGACGCATTGCGTCGTCAACGCGGTGTCCAGGCACTTCTCGTCATCGTGCTGGTGCCGGCGGCGATCGGCCTTTGCGTACAGCTTGTCCTGCTCTGGTTCGTTCCCCTGGGACTGGTCGTTGCCGCCCTTCTGGCGACATCGCTTCTGTCGCAGAAGAGCCTTTTCGAACATGTCGAATCCGTCGCCGACGCGCTCGATACAGGCGGGCTGGCCATGGGCCGTGTCGCCGTCTCGCGAATCGTTGGCCGCGATCCCGAGGCGCTCGACCGCGCCGCCGTCTGCCGTGCGGCGATCGAAAGCCTGGCGGAGAATTTTTCCGACGGCATCGTCGCTCCCGCCTTCTGGACCGGTGTCGGCGGGCTGGCCGGCGGCGCCGCCTACAAGGCCGCCAACACCGCCGATTCGATGATCGGCCACCGCACCCCGCGCCACGAGGCTTTCGGCTGGGCGGCGGCGCGCTTCGACGACTGGATCAACCTGCCAGCCTCTCGGCTGACGGCGCTGCTGATCGTGCTGGCGGCTTTCCTGGTCGGGGACGCTGATCCCCGCAGCGCCTGGCATGCGGTGTGGCGAGACGCAAAAAAACACCGCTCGCCCAACGCGGGCTGGCCGGAAGCGGCCATGGCCGGCGCGCTCGGTCTGGCATTGGCCGGGCCGCGCAGCTATGGCGGCGTGCTGGTCGACGATGTTTTCATGGGTGAAGGCGGCCGCCGCGACGTCGACAGCGGCGACATCAGGCGGGCGCTGAAACTCTACCGCGTCGCCGACTATCTGCTGATCGCGCTGTTCGGCCTGGTCTCGGTGATCGCGGTTCTGGTGTTCTAG
- the cobD gene encoding threonine-phosphate decarboxylase CobD, which yields MKLLEGAVDHGGSLGRARVLFPNAVLPFVDLSTGINPLSYPLFDLPATSLWRLPEAGRARELTGIAARTYGAPSPANVVAAPGTQILLPRVASRVRPGKALVLGPTYAEHARAAAIAGHEVSEVSDFAALAQADLAVIVNPNNPDGRVIERDRLLALAAGLRAKGGLLVVDEAFMDVGPRQHSLAGDVGQGGIVVLRSFGKFFGLAGLRLGFALSDAATVEALETQFGPWAVAGPALEYGIRALADIGWQDAMRASLTDAAARLDSLFDRFGVPVAGGTTLFRYLSLPDAAGLFSALGERGVLLRHFSGRPHVLRAGLPGSQEEWLRLESALADWAARREDRSRGSKP from the coding sequence ATGAAGCTTCTTGAAGGAGCGGTGGACCATGGTGGAAGTCTCGGCCGGGCGAGGGTGCTTTTCCCCAACGCCGTATTGCCTTTCGTCGACCTCTCTACCGGTATCAATCCGCTCTCCTACCCGCTTTTCGACCTGCCCGCCACCTCGCTGTGGCGATTGCCGGAAGCCGGGCGGGCGCGTGAGCTGACAGGGATAGCGGCCAGGACGTACGGCGCGCCGTCGCCAGCCAACGTCGTCGCTGCGCCCGGCACGCAGATCCTGTTGCCGCGTGTGGCCTCGCGGGTCAGGCCCGGCAAGGCGTTGGTGCTGGGGCCGACCTACGCCGAACATGCGCGTGCCGCGGCGATCGCCGGTCACGAGGTGAGCGAAGTCAGCGATTTCGCGGCGCTGGCGCAGGCCGACCTTGCCGTCATCGTCAATCCCAACAATCCCGACGGTCGCGTCATCGAGCGCGACCGGCTGCTGGCGCTGGCCGCCGGACTGCGTGCAAAAGGCGGGCTGCTGGTCGTCGACGAAGCGTTCATGGATGTCGGCCCGCGCCAGCACAGCCTCGCCGGTGATGTCGGTCAAGGCGGCATCGTCGTGCTGCGTTCGTTCGGCAAGTTCTTCGGCCTGGCCGGCCTGCGGCTTGGCTTCGCGCTTTCGGATGCAGCGACGGTGGAAGCGCTGGAAACGCAATTCGGGCCATGGGCTGTTGCCGGCCCGGCGCTCGAATACGGCATCCGCGCGCTTGCCGATATCGGCTGGCAGGACGCCATGCGGGCCTCCCTGACGGATGCAGCGGCGCGGCTCGACTCATTGTTCGACCGTTTCGGCGTGCCTGTCGCGGGTGGCACCACTCTGTTCCGCTATCTCAGCCTGCCGGATGCCGCCGGCCTGTTTTCAGCGCTTGGCGAGCGTGGCGTCCTGCTTCGGCATTTCTCCGGGCGGCCGCATGTCCTGCGCGCCGGCCTGCCGGGGAGTCAGGAGGAATGGCTGCGGCTCGAATCGGCCCTTGCCGATTGGGCGGCGCGGCGCGAGGATCGATCAAGGGGTTCAAAACCATGA
- a CDS encoding tyrosine phosphatase family protein: protein MIHVCSLSKVEETVARTGAERMLSLLSVGTDVRRPASIARENHLHLVMHDIEVAQDGMTMPGEEHVRNLLDFARRWDRAKPMVVHCYAGISRSTASAYIIAAALAPKRDEVELARTLRTLSPSATPNPRLIAVADALLERNGRMIEAVQSIGRGADAFEGTPFALKIDS, encoded by the coding sequence ATGATCCATGTCTGTTCGCTGTCGAAGGTCGAGGAGACGGTGGCCAGGACCGGTGCCGAGCGTATGCTGTCGCTGCTCTCCGTCGGAACGGATGTGAGGCGTCCGGCGTCGATAGCGAGGGAAAATCATCTGCATCTGGTCATGCACGATATCGAAGTGGCTCAGGACGGCATGACCATGCCGGGCGAGGAGCATGTCCGCAATCTGCTCGATTTCGCGCGCCGTTGGGACCGGGCGAAGCCGATGGTCGTGCATTGCTACGCCGGCATCAGCCGTTCGACGGCTTCGGCCTACATCATCGCAGCCGCGCTCGCGCCGAAGCGCGACGAGGTCGAACTGGCCCGGACGCTGCGGACACTGTCGCCCTCGGCGACACCTAACCCGAGACTCATTGCCGTGGCCGATGCGCTGCTTGAGCGCAACGGCCGCATGATCGAGGCGGTCCAGTCAATCGGGCGTGGCGCGGATGCCTTTGAAGGAACGCCGTTCGCGCTGAAGATCGACAGCTAG
- a CDS encoding type II toxin-antitoxin system ParD family antitoxin, translating into MATMNVSLPDPMKDWVEAQTETGRYANASDYVRDLIRRDQERNDNIAAMQRFVDDGLKSGIGNRSRDALFTEAVKRAGKPPGNG; encoded by the coding sequence ATGGCAACAATGAACGTATCATTGCCCGATCCGATGAAGGATTGGGTTGAGGCGCAAACCGAAACGGGTCGCTACGCCAACGCGAGCGACTATGTGCGCGATCTGATCCGTCGGGATCAGGAGCGCAACGACAACATTGCCGCCATGCAGCGCTTTGTCGACGACGGCTTGAAGAGTGGCATCGGCAATCGATCCAGGGACGCGCTTTTTACGGAGGCGGTCAAACGCGCTGGAAAGCCACCCGGCAACGGGTAA
- a CDS encoding creatininase family protein, translating into MNETKRRVWWGDYRTTEYASIDPEATIAVLPVAAIEQHGPHLPVSTDTSIMNGMLDTVIARLPGDLDIRILPVQAVGKSNEHLHAPGTLTLPARTLVEAWTELGVSIARAGVRKLIVVNSHGGNEEIMGIITRELRVRERMLAVKTSWQRFGRPAGMYTELEDRHGIHGGDVETSLMLHFRPDLVDMAKAENFVSNVARAEKEFSLLRHTGTHAFAWIAGDLNPNGVVGDASIATSEKGRLTAEHQADGFISLLRDVRKAKLADWLK; encoded by the coding sequence ATGAACGAGACAAAAAGACGTGTGTGGTGGGGTGACTACCGGACGACGGAATACGCCTCGATCGATCCGGAGGCGACGATCGCCGTTCTGCCGGTGGCGGCGATCGAGCAGCACGGCCCGCATCTGCCCGTCTCGACCGATACCTCGATCATGAACGGCATGCTCGACACGGTGATCGCCCGCCTGCCCGGCGATCTGGACATCCGCATCCTGCCGGTTCAGGCGGTCGGCAAGTCGAACGAGCATCTGCACGCGCCGGGCACGCTCACTTTGCCGGCAAGGACGCTGGTCGAGGCCTGGACCGAACTTGGCGTATCGATCGCGCGCGCCGGCGTGCGCAAGCTCATCGTCGTCAATTCGCATGGCGGCAATGAAGAGATCATGGGCATCATCACGCGCGAATTGCGGGTGCGCGAAAGGATGCTGGCGGTGAAGACGAGCTGGCAGCGTTTTGGGCGGCCTGCCGGCATGTATACCGAACTCGAGGATCGTCACGGAATCCATGGCGGCGATGTCGAGACCTCGCTGATGCTGCATTTCCGGCCAGATCTCGTCGACATGGCCAAGGCCGAGAATTTCGTTTCCAACGTCGCCAGGGCCGAGAAGGAATTCTCGCTGCTGCGCCATACGGGCACCCACGCCTTTGCGTGGATCGCCGGCGATCTCAACCCGAACGGCGTGGTCGGCGATGCCAGCATCGCGACATCGGAAAAAGGCCGGCTGACAGCGGAACATCAAGCCGACGGGTTCATCAGCCTGCTCAGGGATGTGCGCAAGGCAAAGCTCGCCGATTGGCTGAAGTAG
- a CDS encoding RidA family protein → MFRFLTPKSIKPPFARYSHGVEVPAGKRLVLCSGQVAITADDQIPEDASAQAELCFRNIEAILGEAGLGLGDIVRINAYVTDRAHLRPYMDVRDRLFSSPAPASTLMIVSGFARPEFKVEVEAVAAG, encoded by the coding sequence GTGTTCAGATTCCTCACCCCCAAGTCGATCAAGCCTCCCTTTGCCCGCTACAGCCACGGCGTCGAAGTGCCCGCCGGCAAGCGGCTGGTGCTGTGCTCGGGCCAGGTCGCCATCACGGCGGACGATCAGATTCCCGAGGATGCCAGCGCCCAGGCCGAGCTCTGCTTCCGCAACATCGAGGCGATCCTTGGAGAGGCCGGGCTGGGACTTGGGGATATCGTGCGCATCAACGCCTACGTCACCGACCGCGCGCATCTGCGGCCCTATATGGATGTCCGCGACCGGCTGTTTTCAAGCCCGGCGCCGGCTTCGACCCTGATGATCGTTTCCGGCTTTGCCCGGCCCGAATTCAAGGTCGAGGTCGAAGCCGTCGCCGCCGGGTAA
- a CDS encoding ABC transporter substrate-binding protein, producing MYAKQKTSVAVVALLAASTLGAAANEKVTFGTNWLAEPEHGGYYQAVADGTYAACGLDVTIMQGGPQVSGRPMLLAGKIDFYMGGNLLSAFDAVQQGIPMRVVAADFQKDPQVIMSHPGEGLDKWEDLKNADQYILGDEGVQTFFQWMVTALGFDAAKRAPYTYNTAPFLANKKSIQQGYVTSEPFAVKKEGGFVPNQFLLADYGWDTYSTTIEVMQDTIDKKPEVVQCFVDGSAKGWYKYLYGDNKAANDMIKKDNPDMTDEQIAFSIEQMKKFGLADSGDTEKLGIGAMTDARIKSFYDKMVKAKVTPDGIDITKAYTLAFVNKGVGLELKK from the coding sequence ATGTACGCAAAACAGAAGACCTCGGTGGCGGTGGTGGCCTTGCTTGCCGCCAGCACACTGGGGGCCGCGGCGAACGAAAAAGTGACCTTCGGCACCAATTGGCTGGCGGAGCCGGAGCATGGCGGATATTACCAGGCAGTGGCGGACGGCACCTATGCCGCTTGCGGCCTCGACGTCACCATCATGCAGGGCGGCCCGCAGGTCAGCGGCCGGCCGATGCTGCTGGCAGGCAAGATCGATTTCTACATGGGGGGCAACCTGCTGTCGGCCTTCGATGCCGTCCAGCAAGGCATTCCGATGCGCGTCGTGGCCGCCGATTTCCAGAAGGACCCGCAGGTTATCATGTCCCATCCCGGCGAGGGCTTGGACAAATGGGAAGACCTGAAGAACGCCGACCAGTACATTCTGGGCGACGAAGGCGTGCAGACCTTCTTCCAGTGGATGGTCACGGCGCTTGGCTTCGACGCCGCCAAGCGCGCACCCTACACCTACAACACCGCTCCCTTCCTCGCCAACAAGAAGTCGATCCAGCAGGGCTACGTCACGTCGGAGCCGTTCGCGGTCAAGAAGGAAGGCGGCTTCGTGCCCAACCAGTTTCTGCTCGCCGACTATGGCTGGGACACCTACTCGACGACGATCGAGGTGATGCAGGACACGATCGACAAGAAACCGGAAGTGGTCCAGTGTTTCGTCGATGGCTCCGCCAAGGGCTGGTACAAGTACCTCTACGGCGACAACAAGGCCGCCAACGACATGATCAAGAAAGACAATCCTGACATGACGGATGAGCAGATCGCCTTCTCGATCGAGCAGATGAAGAAGTTCGGGCTTGCCGATTCCGGCGACACCGAAAAGCTCGGCATCGGCGCCATGACCGATGCGCGGATCAAGAGCTTCTACGACAAGATGGTCAAGGCCAAGGTCACGCCTGACGGCATCGACATCACGAAGGCCTACACGCTGGCCTTCGTCAACAAGGGTGTCGGGCTCGAGCTGAAGAAATAG
- a CDS encoding ABC transporter permease yields MTAIDGTLKLDPEEARRVRQERLERVGRWVLPLAIMILAIWLWDRICVWNEIPQYILPRPGVVLQTLYSDAGLLFSSLLVTLRITFLSLALAVIGGVGLSVLFAQSKWVEMSFFPFAIVLQVTPIVAIFPLINIYVNNQTTKLLLCAWIVAFFPILSNTTLGLNSVDRNLRDLFKLNGATRWQQLRYLRLPAAMPYFLGGLKIAGGLSLIGAVVAEFVAGATGQSSGLASRIIEAGYRLNAPRLFAALFLISLTGILIFLVLSLISHLILRRWHESALKQER; encoded by the coding sequence ATGACGGCCATTGACGGCACGTTGAAACTCGACCCGGAGGAAGCGCGCCGTGTGCGCCAGGAGCGGCTCGAGCGGGTCGGCCGTTGGGTACTGCCGCTGGCGATCATGATCCTGGCGATCTGGTTGTGGGACCGCATCTGCGTCTGGAACGAGATCCCGCAATATATCCTGCCGCGCCCCGGCGTGGTGCTGCAGACGCTCTACAGCGATGCCGGCCTGCTGTTCTCCTCGCTGCTGGTCACCTTGCGTATCACCTTTCTCAGCCTGGCCCTGGCCGTCATCGGCGGTGTTGGCCTGTCGGTGCTGTTCGCGCAGTCGAAATGGGTGGAGATGTCGTTCTTCCCCTTTGCCATCGTGCTGCAGGTGACGCCGATCGTGGCGATCTTTCCGCTGATCAATATCTATGTGAACAACCAGACGACCAAGCTTCTGCTGTGTGCCTGGATCGTCGCCTTCTTCCCGATCCTGTCCAACACCACGCTTGGCCTCAATTCCGTCGACCGCAATCTGCGCGACCTGTTCAAGCTCAACGGCGCGACGCGCTGGCAACAGCTGCGCTATCTCAGGCTGCCGGCCGCAATGCCGTATTTCCTCGGTGGCTTGAAGATCGCCGGCGGCCTGTCGCTGATCGGCGCCGTGGTGGCCGAGTTCGTCGCCGGCGCCACCGGCCAGTCGTCGGGGCTTGCCTCGCGCATCATCGAGGCCGGCTACCGGCTGAACGCGCCAAGGCTGTTCGCGGCGCTGTTCCTGATCTCGCTGACCGGGATCCTGATCTTCCTCGTGCTGTCGCTGATCTCACATCTCATTCTGCGGCGCTGGCACGAAAGCGCGCTGAAGCAGGAGCGGTAG
- a CDS encoding cytosine deaminase, with protein sequence MIPNTGSYHLANARVHASLTPGLAAAFDSDGFALADISVADDKISGITAHGRSKAPADAIDLHGRIILPCFVDCHTHIDKGHIWPRKPNPDGTFMGALNATGADRVARWSAQDVARRMDFSLRSAYAHGTRALRTHLDSVAPQEEISWPVFETMRETWRGRIELQGACLLGIEGVRDKKWFDRLAKRVAAAKGVLGVVTYMVPDLEELLDHVFAQAIKHGLDLDFHADETDDIAAISLKKIAEAALWSGFEGNILVGHCCSLARHPDLEVLDTLDKVAKAGLAIVSLPMCNLYLQDRRGDATTPRWRGVTLLHEMKARGIPVAVASDNTRDPFHAYGDLDMLEVYRMATRILHFDHPVADWPKAVAATPAKVMRLDGLGTLAAGGDADFILFKGRSWTELLSRPESDRIVVRAGRAIDRQLPDYAELDELMVE encoded by the coding sequence TTGATTCCGAACACAGGTTCATACCATCTCGCCAACGCTCGCGTTCATGCGTCACTGACGCCCGGACTTGCCGCTGCCTTCGACAGCGACGGCTTTGCGCTCGCCGATATTTCCGTCGCTGACGACAAGATTTCCGGTATCACCGCGCATGGCCGATCAAAGGCGCCTGCCGATGCGATCGACCTTCACGGCCGCATCATCTTGCCCTGTTTCGTCGACTGCCATACGCATATCGACAAGGGCCATATCTGGCCGCGAAAACCCAATCCCGACGGCACCTTCATGGGAGCGTTGAACGCCACCGGCGCCGACCGCGTCGCGCGCTGGAGCGCGCAGGACGTGGCGCGGCGCATGGATTTTTCGCTGCGCTCGGCCTACGCGCATGGCACCAGGGCGCTGCGCACCCATCTCGACAGCGTCGCGCCGCAGGAGGAAATCTCCTGGCCTGTGTTCGAGACGATGCGCGAAACATGGCGCGGCCGCATCGAGTTGCAGGGCGCCTGCCTGCTCGGCATCGAGGGCGTGCGCGACAAGAAATGGTTCGACAGGCTGGCGAAGCGGGTTGCCGCCGCCAAGGGCGTGCTCGGCGTCGTCACCTATATGGTGCCGGACCTGGAAGAGCTGCTCGACCATGTCTTCGCGCAGGCGATCAAGCACGGGCTCGACCTCGATTTCCATGCCGACGAGACCGACGACATTGCCGCCATCTCGCTGAAGAAGATCGCCGAGGCAGCGCTTTGGAGCGGCTTCGAGGGCAATATCCTCGTCGGCCATTGCTGCTCCCTGGCACGGCACCCCGATCTCGAGGTTCTGGACACGCTGGACAAGGTGGCGAAGGCCGGGTTGGCGATCGTTTCTCTGCCGATGTGCAATCTCTATCTGCAGGACCGGCGTGGCGACGCCACCACGCCGCGCTGGCGCGGCGTCACGCTGCTGCATGAGATGAAGGCGAGGGGCATTCCGGTAGCGGTCGCTTCCGACAACACACGCGATCCCTTCCATGCCTATGGCGACCTCGACATGCTGGAGGTCTATCGCATGGCGACGCGCATCCTGCATTTCGATCATCCGGTCGCCGACTGGCCGAAAGCGGTCGCCGCGACGCCGGCCAAGGTGATGCGGCTTGATGGTCTAGGCACGCTTGCCGCCGGCGGCGATGCCGATTTCATTCTGTTCAAAGGTCGTAGCTGGACGGAATTGCTGTCGCGGC